The window TCATCGCTAATGCTTGCGCGATACCGATAAATACCGCCTTCTTCCAACCCGTTTGATATTCATCCGCATTTTGCTGAGCGTGCTTATCCGCCCACCACAACAACAAGCCAAACAGAATCGTCGTCGTTGCGATCACATAGGCACTGCGCAGGTACACTTCGATGATGTCTTTCATGAACAAGCCAAAGAAACAAGCCGGAATCGTAGCCAGTACGATCATCCAAGCCAGTTTGGCTTCTTTACCACGATCGCCCTTAAAGATGGAGGCAAACAGCGCCTGAAATAGCGTGATCACTTCGTGACGAAAATAGATAACCACGGCCATCAAGGTTCCGACGTGAACGGCGACATCAAATGCAAGACCTTGATCTTCCCAACCAAGAATAGCGGAAGGTAGGATCAAATGTGCGGAGCTGGAAATAGGCAAAAACTCCGTCAGACCCTGAATAAGAGCCAAAATAAAGGCTTCAAAATAACTCATGTAAACAACTCAAATTTAAAGTGAAAAAAAAACTGGCTTAAGAGAATCAACTGGTTGCATCGCAAGCCAAACATCCGCGACCGTACGTCCATCACCAGGAATAACCAAATGTGGTTCGAGATCATACAAAGGCTTTGTGACAAAGGGATATTTATAGATATCGCTGCGAGGTAATTCAGGCTTTTGCTTAGAAATGATCTCACCAAACAACACTATATCGAGATCCAGTGTTCGATCCTGATACTTTTGCGCGTTTTCTTCTCGCCCCCACTTAAATTCAATCTCACGGAGGCAATGACTCAACTCTTCTAATGATAAAGTTGTACGCAAAGCAATCACAAAGTTGTAGAAATTCTGGCTGCTGAAACCAATTGGTTCACATTCATATATCGGTGATACAAGAAGATCTTCTCCAAGCTGTTGCAGCTCTCTATAAGCAACCTTCGCATGCTGCTCTCTGTCTATATTTGTACCGACACCGATATAAGCGGTGATCATGCCTGACCTCGCTCAATCACCACGCCTACAGCACGAGCTTGAGGAACCGCACCTGGTTTTGCCAAGCGGATTTTAATCCAAGGTACCGAGAAACGTTGCATGATCAACTCTGCGATTTCTTCCGCTACACGTTCTACCAATAAAAAACGGCCATTCTCTATGTGATTTAATACTGCTTCACTCACTTGTGAGTAATCTAATGCATCTTGAACATCATCACTTTTACCAGCAGGCTTATTGTCATGTGCCATTTCGATATCAAGTACCAGCTTTTGTTTAATTTGCTGTTCCCAATCGTACACGCCAATCGTGGTGATCACTTCTAATTGTTCAATAAACACTTTATCCAGAGCCATCTTATGTCCTTCTATTTCAGAGGTCGGATACCCATTGAGGGTAATTTGATCGTAATATTCTATACCTAAGCCACTTATCATAAGGTGGCTAGAACGTTGCTTAGGTATAAAAACTGCGAAACACCTTTATATACAGGAACTCACATAATGCAAGCTCCTTCGTAGAGAGTGTTTCTGCTAGCAGCAGATTCACGCTATGATAGCAACTACGCTGGAACTGAGCATTAATTTCCAATCCATCAAGGACTTCTATGGACGCACCGGCACTGATAATGACAATGGCCGCCTATTTACTGGGTTCTATTTCCAGTGCGGTGTTAATTTGTCGTCTCTTAAAACTGCCAGACCCGCGTAAAGTTGGCTCCAATAATCCAGGCGCGACCAACGTACTACGCATTGGTGGTAAAGGTGCAGCCATCTCTGTATTGCTGTGTGACATGCTTAAAGGCACCATTCCTGTATGGGGTGGCTACTTCCTAGGGATAAACCCAATCATCCTTGGTGTTATTGCGATCGCCGCATGCCTTGGCCATATGTATCCTATTTTCTTCCATTTCAAAGGTGGAAAAGGCGTTGCCACCGCCCTGGGTGCTATCGCGCCAATTGGGCTTGACCTTACCGCTTTAGTGATGCTGACCTGGCTCTGCGTGGCGATCATATTCCGCTATTCATCCCTTGCAGCACTGGTCACTGTCTTGCTGACGCCATTTTATACCTGGATGTTCAAGCCACAGTACACCTTACCCGTAGCGATGCTGTGTTGCCTGATTGTATTTAAACACCACCAGAACATCCGACGCTTGTTAACCGGCGAAGAGCCCAAAATCGGCCAAAAGAATCTGACAGAAAAAAACTCGGCATAATGCCGAGTTTCTATTTAATGCAGCTTTAAGAGTAAACTTTATTTAAAAAGTTCAACAACATCTGATTGACGAATTCAGGCTGCTCAAGTGAGCTGATGTGACCCGCTTCTGGGATCTCAACCAGTTCACTGCCTGTGATGCAATCATTCATCAAATAAGATTCGAAAACTGGACGAGGTTTATCCTCACGACCAACGGCAATTAACGTCGGCAATGCAAACTTCTCCGAGTCTTCAATCACATCACGTCGACCAAAGACCATACGACCAATTCGCGCCACTTCAACAGCACGCTCACCTTGTAGAGCTCGTAAGTTTTGCTTAAATGATTCGATGAGATCTGGGTTGGTTTGCTCGACATTATTCGCAAAAAACAGAGGAGCAACCGATTCAACAATAGGCTCAGGTACCGATTGGACTTGATTGATGGTATCAAGCATTGCAAAGTACTTTTTGTGTGTGACTTCTGGCTCCCAGCCGATAAAAGTATCCATCAACACCAGTGACTTCACGCGTTGCGGCGCTTGAGCAACCAGCTCAGCTCCCCACATACCACCAACAGATAAACCAACTATCGAAAACACTTCGATTTGCAGATGATCCATCAATGCCAACATTTGTTGCGCATAATCGACAAGTGAACGAGTCGATGCAGGCGCATTATCTGACTCACCATGCGCCCATAAATCTGGCACGATACAACGATAAAACTGACTCAGGACTTCAACCTGTGGTGCCCACATCTGGCTGTCCCACAAATAGCTGTGACCAAATAGCAGTACTGGCCCTTCACCTTTATCCAGGTACGCAAGTTGCTGACCTTCAATTTCAAACTTATTCATTGCTACATCCATTACTTCTTTTCTATCCGATATTATCAGCTAGGCAAGCATATCGAGGTAATTGAGAAAACAAAGGCCTCTATGAATAGAGGCCTGTACAAGAGAAATGCGCTTACGCAATCGGCATTAATTGATCGATCGGCCAACGAGGTCGAGCTTCAACTGACATATCCGATACTTCACCATTTTTCAGGCGCTGCATACCCGCATAAGCGATCATCGCGCCATTGTCGGTACAAAACTCTGTACGTGGGTAGTAAACTTCACCACCCACTTTCTTAGCCAGTTTTTCCAGTTCTGCCCGTAGGCGACGGTTAGCGCTCACACCACCTGCGATAACGATACGCTTCATACCAGTCTGATCCAAAGCACGCTTACACTTAATCGCCAGCGTCGCACAGACGGCTTCTTCAAATGCCAGCGCGATATCTGCACGCGTCTGTTCATCATCGCCATTTGCCGCAATGGTATTCGCGGTGAATGTCTTCAGACCTGAGAAGCTCATGTCCAGCCCCGGACGATCCGTCATTGGACGTGGGAACTTAAAGCGACCCGGTGTACCTTTCTCAGCCAGTTTAGAAAGCAGCGGACCACCAGGGTAATCCAATCCCATCAGTTTTGCAGTTTTATCAAAAGCTTCTCCAGCGGCATCATCAATCGACTCGCCAAGGATTTGGTACTCACCAATACCTTTGACTTCCACCATCATAGAGTGGCCACCAGATACCAACACCGCAACAAACGGGAACGGCGGCGGATTGTCTTCCAGCATTGGCGCAAGTAAGTGGCCTTCCATATGATGAACAGGCACCGCAGGCACCCCCCAAGCGTAAGCAACACTGCGGCCAATGGTTGCGCCAACCAACAACGCCCCAACCAAGCCAGGACCTGCGGTGTACGCCACACCATCGATGTCTTTTGACGTGAGGTTGGCTTCCTTTAATGCCTCTTTAATAAGAGGAATGGTTTTCTTCACATGGTCACGTGAAGCCAACTCAGGCACCACGCCACCGTAATCTGCGTGAAGTTTTACTTGGCTGTAAAGCTTGTGTGACAACAAACCCTTTTCATCGTCATAAATCGCGATGCCGGTCTCGTCACAAGAGGTTTCAATACCAATAATGCGCATGGTTATCTCAGTATGCTTTCTATATAGAGGAAATTTGGGCGTCATATTACCTTGCCTTGGTGCTGCAAACAAATTTTGTACAGACAATAATCGATAAAAGGCTTTACAAAGCAGTTGTGATCGGATTAAAATTCCGCACCATTTTTGATCAGCTGGTAAGTGACCAAATAATTGTGATTTGGTCTGTTGAATGCCAGCATTAACGAATAACCCCTGAGGTGAAAGGCATATGCCAGTAGTTAAAGTACGTGAAAACGAACCGTTCGACGTTGCTCTACGTCGTTTTAAGCGCTCTTGCGAAAAAGCAGGTATCCTTTCTGAAGTGCGTCGTCGTGAGCACTACGAAAAACCAACTACAGTTCGCAAACGCGCTAAAGCAGCAGCTCAAAAGCGTCACGCTAAGAAGCTAGCTCGCGAAAACGCTCGTCGCGTTCGCCTGTACTAATAACTGAGCTCCATAGAGGATTTTAGTTATGGCTCTGATTGATCAACTCAAAGAAGAGCAAAAATTAGCGATGAAAGCCAAGGACAAATTGCGCCTTGGTACTATTCGTTTAGCCTTAGCAGCAATTAAGCAACGTGAAGTGGACGAACAGATTACTCTGGGCGACGACGACATTATTGCCGTATTGACTAAGATGGTTAAACAACGTCGCGACTCTGTTACGCAGTATGAAGCAGCGGGTCGTCAAGATCTTGCTGATGCGGAGCAAGCAGAAATTACCGTTCTTGAGGACTTTATGCCTCAACCACTGACAGACGATGAAGTTGCCACTCTTATCGAGAAAGCAATTGCAGAATCTGGCGCAGCTGGCATGCAAGACATGGGCAAAGTAATGGGCGCTTTGAAACCGCAGATTCAAGGGCGTGCAGATATGGGTAAAGTAAGCGGTTTAGTTCGCGCTAAATTGGCTTAACGCCCCACCCAATTGCAGCAAGCCGTGCTATCCTTTGGAACGCACGGCTTGTTTGTATCTGAATGAAATAACTCAAAGTCGTACGCAAGCTTTCTCAGTAGTTCATTCACACCAATCATGATTTTTCTTTTTTGTTAGGTTTTATGGCTGGACACATCCCACGCAGTTTTATCGATGACCTTCTAGCTCGGCTTGATATTGTCGATATCGTCGACGCACGCGTGAAACTTAAGAAAAAAGGCAAAAACTATGGCGCTTGTTGCCCATTCCACAACGAGAAAACCCCCTCTTTCAGCGTAAGCCAAGAAAAGCAGTTTTATCACTGTTTTGGTTGTGGTGCCCATGGCAACGCTATCGACTTTATCATGGAGTTCGAACGTCTGGATTTTGTGGAAGCCATCGAAGAACTTGCCTCGTATTTAGGTCTGGATGTTCCACGTGAACAACGTAGTGGTGGTGGGCAGTTTAAGTCTGGTCCGCAAGCAAGCAGCAGTGAAAAGCGTAACCTTTACGATCTAATGGGCAGTATCGCTCAATTCTATCGTAACCAGCTCAAACAACCAGCCAACAAAGTCGCCATTGAGTATCTAAAAGATCGCGGCTTATCTGGGGAAATTGTTCAGAAGTTTGGCATCGGGTACGTGGCTGACGAATGGGACTTAGTCCGTAAGAACTTCGGCCAGCAAAAAGACGCTCAAGACATGCTCGTGACGGGTGGCATGTTGATTGAAAACGACAAAGGTAACCGCTACGACCGATTCCGCGGCCGTGTGATGTTCCCGATTCGTGACCGTCGTGGTCGAGTGATTGGTTTTGGTGGCCGAGTGCTCGGCGATGGCACACCGAAATACCTTAACTCACCGGAAACGCCTATCTTCCATAAAGGTAAAGAGCTTTACGGCCTTTATGAAGTGCTGCAGGCCTACCGAGAGCCAGCACAAATTTTAGTGGTTGAAGGTTATATGGACGTTGTCGCTTTAGCGCAATATGGCGTCGATTACTCTGTCGCTTCATTAGGTACCTCCACCACTGGCGATCACATTCAAATGCTGTTTCGTCAAACTAACACGGTGGTGTGTTGCTACGATGGCGACCGAGCGGGTAAAGAAGCGGCCTGGCGAGCACTGGAAAACGCCCTTCAATATTTGAAAACTGGTAACACATTGAAATTTTTGTTCTTACCAGACGATGAAGATCCAGATAGCTATGTCCGCAAATATGGCAAAGCAGCACTCGAGCAACAAATTGAACAAGCGACACCACTGTCGAGCTACCTGTTTGATAACCTGATCGAATTACACCAGATAAACTTGGGCAATATTGAGGGTAAATCGGCACTCAGAGCTTATGCTAGTGCCTTGATAGACAAGATTCCTGATCCATACTTTCAGGAGCTGCTCGAAAAGCTGCTTGATGAACGCACAGGCTTTGATAACCACCTGCGCCAAGCACGTAAAAAAGTGAACGAAACTCGACCTCAGCCGCACAAAGAGATCAAACGAACTCCAATGCGTGAGGTTATTGCTCTACTTATTCAAAATCCGAGCTATGCTCAAATGGTACCGGATCTTTCCACAGTGAGAGATTTATCCATACCAGGCCTCAGTTTATTTGTAGATGTACTTGATAAATGCCAGGCGCATCCCCATATAAACACAGGCCAATTATTAGAGCACTGGCGAAATAGCCAGAATGAGGCACTTCTGTCTCGTCTTGCGAGCTGGGATATCCCACTCGATGAAGACAACCAAGAAGAAATATTTTTAGACTCACTGGACAAAATTATCGCCCAGTGCGTAGAAAAGCAAATTGAAAACCTGCAGGCCAAAGCAAGAAGTGTCGGTTTATCAGCCGAAGAGAAAAGGGAGCTGCTAGCACTTATGCTAGATTTAAAAGCGTAACCCTGTTTAATTAGTCAGCATCAATTTAATTTGTTATAGTTAGTGGTTTGCATTTCGCATACTGATTCCTTCACCAGATTACGAAGTTGGATACCGTCTATGGATCAAAATCCGCAGTCACAGCTAAAGTCACTTGTTATTAAAGGCAAGGAACAAGGCTATCTGACCTACGCCGAAGTAAATGACCACCTCCCTGCTGAAATCGTAGATTCAGAACAGGTAGAAGACATCATTCAGATGATCAATGACATGGGCATTAAGGTAGTAGAAACTGCTCCTGATGCTGATGATTTAGCACTAAATGATGACACAAATATTACCGATGAAGATGCAGCTGAAGCTGCAGCCGCTGCACTTTCTAGCGTAGAAAGTGAAATTGGTCGTACTACAGATCCAGTACGTATGTACATGCGTGAAATGGGTACTGTTGAGCTACTGACCCGCGAAGGCGAAATCGACATCGCAAAACGCATTGAAGAAGGTATTAACCAAGTTCAATCATCGGTTGCTGAATACCCAGGAACGATTCCGTACATTCTTGAGCAATTTGATAAAGTTCAAGCAGAAGAGCTTCGCCTTACGGACCTAATTTCTGGCTTTGTCGACCCAGATGCAGACGATACCGCTGCACCGACAGCAACACACATCGGTTCTGAGCTATCTGAATCTCAATTAGAAGATGAAGATAACACAGACGTTGATGATGATGAAGACGAAGACAAAGACGACGATTCAGATGATGATTCTGAAGAAGATGTTGGTATCGACCCAGAACTGGCTCTGGAGAAGTTCAATCAGCTACGTAGTACATACCAAAATCTACAATTAGCGATTAACGAATACGGCTACGAAAGCCCGAAAGCAACCGTCGCTAATGAAATGATGCTAGACGTATTCAAAGAATTCCGTCTAACACCAAAACAGTTCGATCACTTGGTGAATGAGCTGCGTACTTCTATGGATCGCGTTCGTACGCAAGAGCGTTTGATCATGAAGTCAGTCGTTGAATACGGCAAAATGCCGAAGAAGTCTTTCATCGCTCTGTTCACTGGTAATGAATCAAGTGAAGCTTGGTTAGATGAAGTTCTGGCTTCTGACAAACCATACGCAGAGAAGATCAAACGTAACGAAGAAGAAATCCGTCGCTCAATCACTAAGCTAAAAATGATTGAAGAAGAAACTTCTTTGAGCGTACAAAATGTTAAAGACATCAGCCGTCGCATGTCTATCGGTGAAGCTAAAGCTCGCCGTGCGAAGAAAGAGATGGTTGAGGCGAACTTACGTCTGGTAATTTCTATCGCGAAGAAATACACCAACCGTGGTCTACAGTTCCTGGATCTCATCCAAGAAGGTAACATCGGTTTGATGAAAGCGGTAGATAAGTTCGAATATCGTCGTGGTTACAAGTTCTCGACATACGCAACGTGGTGGATCCGTCAGGCAATCACTCGTTCAATCGCAGACCAAGCTCGTACGATTCGTATCCCGGTTCACATGATCGAAACGATCAACAAACTAAACCGTATCTCTCGTCAAATGCTACAAGAGATGGGTCGTGAACCACTACCTGAAGAACTGGCAGAACGTATGCAGATGCCGGAAGACAAGATTCGTAAAGTGCTGAAAATCGCCAAAGAGCCAATCTCAATGGAGACACCAATCGGTGACGACGAAGATTCGCATCTAGGAGATTTCATCGAAGATACGACGCTTGAACTACCACTAGACTCTGCAACAGCGACAAGCTTGAAAGGCGCAACAAAAGACGTGCTTGCAGGTCTGACGCCGCGTGAAGCTAAAGTACTTCGCATGCGCTTTGGTATTGACATGAACACCGACCACACTCTAGAAGAGGTAGGTAAACAGTTCGACGTTACTCGTGAACGTATTCGTCAGATTGAAGCAAAAGCACTGCGTAAACTTCGTCACCCAAGCCGCTCAGAAACTCTGCGCAGCTTCCTAGACGAGTAAGCCAGGCGCTCATAAGCGTTAAAAAATCCTAAAAAGGTGACCCTAGGTCACCTTTTTTATTATCCACTGTTCTAAGTGGATAAAAACTAAGCGCAATTAGCCATACTGGTATCTAGACACCTCGCAGCGCTTCCCCTATAATCGTTGACCTATCAGGCCCCTTAGCTCAGTGGTTAGAGCAGTCGACTCATAATCGATTGGTCCGCAGTTCAAGTCTGCGAGGGGCCACCATATTATAGAAGGCTCGTAGAGAAATCTACGGGCCTTTGTCTTTTCTGGTCCGGTCTATATCCGGTCCCTTTTATCTAAACAATGACTACTTCCGGTAAGCTCTGGTCCATTCGGTCAGCCGAAACACGCCACGTAGTCACCACAGAGTCACACTTCCTCTATCAGACCGATATCCACCATCAGAACCTTCTCTCGTCTGTACAACGCGAACCTCAGCCGATACATACCATTCAATACCAGAACCGAACCCCAGAAAAACTCCGCGCTGGAACAAACAAAAATATAACCAACATTCCGTTCCATTAGGTCCAGTTATTAATATAAATATAATTTAGATACCTAAATGGGGTTCTAGCTGAGATTACGCAGGAGACTCAGCACCGAAGATTAGGACAAGATGAATGTTGAATCATGATGACCGATTACCCTCAGTGGTAATCGGTCTGTCTTTCTCTTAAGTGATTTAGGTCAGTAATCAGCGACACTCAACCACGGCACCAGAAACAGCAGCTAATCACGGGGCTGGTATTCATACTGGAACCGGAAAAACCAACGGCACACTGGATTACAGCGCGGATCCTATAGCAATAGGACAGCAAAATCCCACGGCTAGAACCTCGGGGGAAACTCTGACCAGAATCGGTGCTGAACTACCTACCAGACATACCTGACAGGGTTGGAGGGGTTGATAGGGTTGAGTTCAATCTGATGGGGTTGTCGGGGTTTACAGGGTTGTTGAAGTTAGCTCTGAGGGCACAAATGTATTCGGCGAGGGATACTACCCTATTAACCCTAGATTCCAACTCAAAGACCGGATAGAGACCGGAACCACTGCACGATCATGGTAATAGTCTTCGGTGTAATTCAGCAGAGTACCGGGGTCGCATGGGTTGATGGGGTTAGCGAGGGTCAGTCTGGTGTGACCGACCCAGCGATCTAGGATTTGTGGTTGTGGGGGTGTGAGGTCTACATATTTACTGAAAAATCTGATCTGAAATGGTTCAGTACTTTGAATTTTATGGATGTATTGTCGTAGCCAAGAACTTCAATACGTGCGCCTTTGTAGTTGATAACATTTGACTTAGACATGTCGTACTCCACGTTGTTGGTAAAAGCATTTCGAGCGGAGCCATCAGAAAACTCTCGATATGAAATATTTATCTTTTTACCCACAGAGCCATTGTAAATCAAAGTTTGTTGGAAAGACTGATTATCAGTAACAGTTCTGTCTTCAACCCTCAACTGTCCCGTGTAGCACGATGCAGATTGGTAAGAAACTGAAGTTACGCATACTTCATTAGCTTTTTTTGTATGTAGTGCGATTGGTGGATCGATCAGTCCGGCAGCATATCTAATGCTCTGGCCTTGAGTATTTGTCGCAGAAAAATAAGGAATGCCTTTGTAGTCTCCAATCCGAGCGTAAGAGCCCGGTGGAATATCATAAGCTACGCCATCTACAAGATGAGCTAGTATGAGATATTCCATGGTTGTCGACTTGCCTTGATCTAGCATGTAATCGCCAACATAAGCTTCAACAACTTGGCCAATGGGTGGTTCAGAAAAGAAGTCTGTTTTAGCACTAGTGTTATAATTAATTGTCGAACAACCCGCCATAACAGAGACAGATAAAGTCAAAACGCCAATAGTAGATAATTTCATTTTTCATCCCTAAACATAAATGATACCGATTTCAACATAAAATTAGACACATATTAACATCATGATATCTATAATCATGGAGTTTAATATGATCAAAGTTACAACTTTAGAAACCCTCTCAACCCTACCAATCACCACAACCCTACAAGAACAAGTCAACGCGTTACTCACCGAACCATTTCACGATGAAGCAGAAACCCAACAGGTATGGGATGAACTGCAATGTGAGCTCTGGTTTCTCACATCAAAATCCGAACTCTCTGCCGTCGTCGTCGACGATATCGAAATGCTAAAACGAGCACTGACCTACACCGAATTCGAAGACGATATGGACTACGGAGCAGTGCTTACCCTGAGCATTGTCGAGGACTCTGGCAAGGGTATCTACCTACTGATGCCTAAGACACTGCTCACCGAATTACGCCAATACTTCTCCATCGAGAATGACTAAGGAGGCAGTGATGCAATCCCGAAAATTCAAATTCAATAAGCGCCAACTCGACTCACTACCACCGACGCCGCTGTCGAGCAAAAGTAAGGAAACTGAATATACCGACGAGTTGTGTAGCGGGCTCAAGCTGATAATTAACCGTCAGGGGAGGAAGCGTTTCCTCTTTAGGTACACCTATTTTTCGGTCAAAAAATCGATACAACTAGGTGAATATCCAGCGCTAGATATTGCCACTGCTCGCCAGATTGCCAATGACCATAAACGGGAAATTGCTCTAGGTAATGATCCCAAGGTTATTCGAGACGAAAAACGGAATGTACTATCGTTTCAGGAATTTGCGGAGCTGCACTACTTACCGTATGCAATGATGAACAAGCTCACTGCCAAAAGTGATGCAGGTAGTCTCAAGCTTCACTTCTATCCGAAGTGGGGCAAGAAACCTCTCACTGATATCGGTCAGCAGGACATTCAGAAATTGTTGGATGGCTTACTAGAAGGAAGAAAGCCTGCAACGGTGAACCGTCTACGCTCCTTAGTCCTTCGTATGTTCAGGCTCGCAATGGAATGGGGATTCGTGGACAAGAATCCCGGTCAGTACATCAGGAAGCTTAAGGAGAATAACGTCCGTCAACGTTTCCTCTCACGGGCTGAGGTTTCAGCCTTCATCAAGGCATGTAACGAGGAACCGAATCGCACCCAATCTAACGCATTGAAATTTGCGCTACTTACAGGGATGCGAATCGGGGAAATTACCAGTTCGAAATGGGAGTGTCTTACCGTCGACGACGACGGCAATTGGAGCCTATTTCTACCACACACTAAGTCGGGATTATCTAGAACAGTCCTGCTCAATCATCTAGCTAAGGAAGTGATCCATGATCAACGACGATTTCAACAACCTAAGAACCCCTATATCTTTGCCGGAGATGCCCCCGGTAGACCTATCGCTCATCCGAAGAAGGCTTTTGCTCGGATCAAGAAAGCTGCTGGTATTACAGACAACTTCCGAATTCATGATTTGAGGCACAGCTTCGCATCGATCCTCATAAACAGCGGAAATGCCACGCTCTATGATGTTCAGCATTTGCTGGGGCACCAGTCGCCACAAACCAGTACGAGGTATGCTCATTTGGCTTCGAGTAGGCTGAGAGAGGTTAGTGCTAATGTGGCTGAGTTGGTTGGAGATGTGAGTAAAGGCTGAACCGCGAGAGTTACTATTTTGTCTACCAAGCAACTATCCACACCATGTAGAGACTTAGTGAGAACGAAAAGAGCAATTTGTTGCTTATCTCTTATGTTACGGACTACACTTATTTTAGGGTCCAGTGTTTACTGCTTGGCTACTTATGGCTCATATTGTGTTTAATTCTTGACCTAAGAGTTGTTTTTTGAGATTGTACCTCAAAATAAACCCCCTTCAATGGGGGTTTTGCGTCTATAAAATAAATGTTTTTATCTATATGTAG is drawn from uncultured Vibrio sp. and contains these coding sequences:
- the rpoD gene encoding RNA polymerase sigma factor RpoD, translated to MDQNPQSQLKSLVIKGKEQGYLTYAEVNDHLPAEIVDSEQVEDIIQMINDMGIKVVETAPDADDLALNDDTNITDEDAAEAAAAALSSVESEIGRTTDPVRMYMREMGTVELLTREGEIDIAKRIEEGINQVQSSVAEYPGTIPYILEQFDKVQAEELRLTDLISGFVDPDADDTAAPTATHIGSELSESQLEDEDNTDVDDDEDEDKDDDSDDDSEEDVGIDPELALEKFNQLRSTYQNLQLAINEYGYESPKATVANEMMLDVFKEFRLTPKQFDHLVNELRTSMDRVRTQERLIMKSVVEYGKMPKKSFIALFTGNESSEAWLDEVLASDKPYAEKIKRNEEEIRRSITKLKMIEEETSLSVQNVKDISRRMSIGEAKARRAKKEMVEANLRLVISIAKKYTNRGLQFLDLIQEGNIGLMKAVDKFEYRRGYKFSTYATWWIRQAITRSIADQARTIRIPVHMIETINKLNRISRQMLQEMGREPLPEELAERMQMPEDKIRKVLKIAKEPISMETPIGDDEDSHLGDFIEDTTLELPLDSATATSLKGATKDVLAGLTPREAKVLRMRFGIDMNTDHTLEEVGKQFDVTRERIRQIEAKALRKLRHPSRSETLRSFLDE
- a CDS encoding site-specific integrase, which produces MQSRKFKFNKRQLDSLPPTPLSSKSKETEYTDELCSGLKLIINRQGRKRFLFRYTYFSVKKSIQLGEYPALDIATARQIANDHKREIALGNDPKVIRDEKRNVLSFQEFAELHYLPYAMMNKLTAKSDAGSLKLHFYPKWGKKPLTDIGQQDIQKLLDGLLEGRKPATVNRLRSLVLRMFRLAMEWGFVDKNPGQYIRKLKENNVRQRFLSRAEVSAFIKACNEEPNRTQSNALKFALLTGMRIGEITSSKWECLTVDDDGNWSLFLPHTKSGLSRTVLLNHLAKEVIHDQRRFQQPKNPYIFAGDAPGRPIAHPKKAFARIKKAAGITDNFRIHDLRHSFASILINSGNATLYDVQHLLGHQSPQTSTRYAHLASSRLREVSANVAELVGDVSKG